The proteins below are encoded in one region of Hordeum vulgare subsp. vulgare chromosome 3H, MorexV3_pseudomolecules_assembly, whole genome shotgun sequence:
- the LOC123445741 gene encoding vacuolar fusion protein MON1 homolog isoform X2 → MSGDRSTSTSPPPSPPLPSAAMDPAPDPAAADGTPAIEALAALSLRSADLPADFAADAHEIAEEEEEDDDEGYVTAASRGGSSTAASRRRDEFEGLEEEEEEDDAGPPSPSSSGYAGERGSSVASSGAGGIEDPDPVPLPAPGAEDWARGKKHADEDDGSASWRKRKKHFFILSNSGKPIYSRYGDEHRLAGFSATLQAIVSFVENSGDHIKFVRAGKHQIVFLVKGPIYLVCISCTEETFEGLRGQLELMYGQMLLILTKSVNRCFEKNPKFDMAPLLGGTDAVFLSLIRAFSWNPATFLHAYTCLPLAQATRQAASAVLQDIADSGVLFALLMCDHKVISLVGAQKATLHPDDILLLANFILSSESFRTSESFSPICLPRYNPMAFLYAYVHFFDENTYLTLLTPRSDAFYDLKDSRARIQDVLLKSNVLLEVQRSLHENVLRVEDVPIDPASLSTSAPAQASQGLNSQPLSSDEAIGGPAGLWHFIYKSVYLDQYVSSEFALPIRNPKQQKRLYKAYQKVYASMHDKATGPHKTQFRRTEDYVMLCWITQDFELYAAFSPLADKTQAIKICNRVCQWIRDLEDRVFIYGESTIAW, encoded by the exons ATGAGCGGTGACAGATCGACCTCCACctccccccctccctctcccccactccccTCCGCGGCCATGGATCCGGCCCCCGATCCGGCCGCCGCCGACGGAACCCCGGCCATCGAGGCCCTGGCCGCGCTCTCCCTCCGCTCCGCCGACCTGCCCGCGGATTTCGCCGCCGACGCCCACGAGatcgccgaggaggaggaggaggacgacgacgaggggTACGTCACGGCCGCGTCCAGGGGCGGGAGCAGCACCGCCGCGTCCCGCAGGAGGGACGAGTTCGAGgggctcgaggaggaggaggaggaggatgacgccGGCCCGCCCAGCCCCAGCAGCAGCGGCTACGCCGGCGAGCGGGGCAGCAGCGTCGCCTCCAGCGGCGCCGGCGGCATCGAGGACCCCGACCCCGTCCCGCTGCCCGCCCCCGGCGCCGAGGACTGGGCGCGGGGCAAGAAGCACGCCGACGAG GATGATGGTTCAGCTTcatggaggaagaggaagaagcatttcttcattctcagcaaTTCCGGCAAGCCGATATACTCTAG GTATGGAGATGAGCACAGGTTAGCTGGGTTTTCTGCTACACTGCAAGCGATTGTTTCTTTTGTTGAGAACAG TGGTGATCATATCAAATTTGTGAGAGCTGGAAAACATCAG ATAGTTTTCCTTGTCAAAGGTCCCATATATTTAGTTTGTATAAGTTGCACTGAAGAGACATTTGAAGGATTGAGGGGCCAACTAGAGCTCATGTATGGTCAG ATGTTGCTTATTTTGACAAAGTCGGTCAACAGGTGCTTTGAGAAGAATCCCAAATTTGATATGGCACCACTTCTAGGTGGCACAGATGCGGTTTTCCTATCTCTTATACGTGCATTCAGCTG GAATCCTGCAACATTTCTTCATGCATACACATGCCTTCCCCTCGCCCAGGCAACAAGACAGGCTGCTAGCGCAGTTTTGCAGGACATTGCTGATTCGGGAGTTCTGTTTGCATTGTTGATGTGTGATCACAAG GTTATTAGTCTTGTGGGAGCACAAAAGGCAACTTTGCATCCTGATGATATATTACTGCTTGCAAATTTCATATTGTCCTCCGAATCTTTTAG GACTTCGGAGTCTTTTTCACCCATATGCTTGCCAAGATACAATCCTATGGCCTTCCTATACGCTTATGTTCATTTTTTTGAT GAAAATACGTACCTGACTCTTCTTACTCCGAGATCAGATGCCTTTTATGATTTGAAAGATTCAAG GGCCCGCATTCAGGATGTTCTGTTGAAATCAAATGTCCTTCTCGAAGTCCAAAGGTCTTTGCATGAGAATGTACTGCGTGTTGAAGATGTCCCCATTGATCCTGCTTCTCTATCTACATCAGCTCCTGCACAGGCTTCTCAAGGCCTAAATTCTCAACCCTTGTCTTCTGATGAGGCAATTGGTGGACCAGCTGGACTTTGGCATTTTATATACAAAAGTGTCTATCTTGACCAGTATGTATCGTCTGAGTTTGCCTTGCCCATAAGAAATCCCAAGCAACAGAAGAG ATTGTACAAGGCTTATCAAAAGGTTTATGCTTCCATGCATGATAAAGCAACTGGTCCGCACAAAACACAATTCAGAAGAACAGAGGATTATG